The following proteins come from a genomic window of Lolium rigidum isolate FL_2022 chromosome 5, APGP_CSIRO_Lrig_0.1, whole genome shotgun sequence:
- the LOC124654833 gene encoding protein MAIN-LIKE 1-like encodes MVWLLDQEYDRDHRTFHMTENTTDLHPLKIRYHGTVDIAYDERYTEFIEPTGLLPFISLVSRGGPNMNAAALTALVDRWRPETHTFHLRAGEMTPTLQVVSMILGLPIQGEPLCMNTISDGWRRQMEDLIGMAPPAPADPNKRAPASATFSWIRLNFGQCPEGANRDTLRTYTRVYLWYMISRTLFADSGGKLAHWCWLKALTVLEHRWSWGTAALAYLYRQVM; translated from the coding sequence atggtgtggcttctagatcaagagtatgacagggatcaccggacttttcatatgacggagaacacaacggatcttcaccctttgaagattcgttaccatggcacagtggatatagcgtatgacgagaggtacacggagttcatcgagcctaccggtcttctcccgttcatatcgcttgtaagccgtggggggccgaacatgaacgccgcggcactcaccgcccttgtcgaccggtggaggccggagacgcacaccttccacttgagggccggcgagatgacccctactcttcaggttgtttccatgatccttggacttcctattcagggtgagccactgtgtatgaacacaatttctgatgggtggcgccgacagatggaggaccttattggcatggctcctccggcgccagcagATCCAAATAAGAGAGCTCCCGCCAGCGCAACTTTCTCTTGGATTAGGCTTAACTTTGGACAATGCCCGGAAGGGGCCAACAGGGACACTCTCAGGACGtacacccgcgtgtacttatggtacatgatttcgaggactctctttgctgacagtggtgggaagctggcccattggtgttggctcaaggcgcttacggtgttggagcaccggtggagttggggaacagcggcacttgcctacctctatcggcaggtgatg